A region of Carboxydocella sporoproducens DSM 16521 DNA encodes the following proteins:
- the queA gene encoding tRNA preQ1(34) S-adenosylmethionine ribosyltransferase-isomerase QueA → MRVSDFDFFLPEELIAQQPVEPRDHSRLLVLFRQEKRLEHRYFYQLPEYLRAGDVLVVNETRVIPARLFGEKKGTGARIEVVLLHRIDKDRWEVLLKPGKRARPGTWLQFGDGLLEAEVEDVTPAGGRILRFVYRGVWEELLDRLGEMPLPPYIREKLPDRERYQTVYAREEGSAAAPTAGLHFTPRLLAELQERGIEIVKVLLHVGLGTFRPVKVEKIEEHQMHAEYYRLSAEAAQVLNRAKAEGRRVIAVGTTSTRVLETAAVAPGQVQAGEGWTDIFIYPGYQFKMIDGLITNFHLPKSTLLMLVAALVGRERILAAYEEAVRERYRFFSFGDAMLII, encoded by the coding sequence CATTCGCGTCTTCTGGTGCTTTTTCGCCAGGAGAAGCGCCTGGAACATCGTTACTTTTATCAACTGCCGGAATACTTGCGGGCCGGGGATGTCCTGGTCGTCAATGAAACTCGCGTAATTCCGGCTCGCCTGTTTGGCGAAAAAAAGGGTACTGGTGCTCGAATTGAGGTAGTTTTACTGCACAGAATTGACAAGGATCGCTGGGAAGTATTGCTGAAACCCGGCAAAAGGGCACGACCGGGCACCTGGCTGCAATTTGGTGACGGTTTGCTGGAAGCCGAAGTGGAGGATGTTACTCCGGCAGGGGGCAGAATTCTGCGGTTTGTCTATCGGGGCGTCTGGGAGGAACTGCTGGACCGGCTGGGGGAAATGCCTTTACCTCCCTATATTCGGGAAAAGCTGCCAGACCGGGAGCGCTATCAAACAGTATACGCCCGGGAAGAGGGTTCAGCAGCGGCTCCTACTGCCGGCTTGCATTTTACGCCGCGCCTGCTGGCGGAATTGCAGGAGCGGGGAATAGAAATTGTCAAAGTCCTGCTCCATGTAGGCCTGGGTACTTTCCGTCCGGTAAAGGTGGAGAAGATTGAGGAACATCAGATGCATGCTGAATACTACCGCCTTTCTGCAGAAGCGGCTCAGGTTTTAAACCGGGCCAAAGCCGAAGGGAGGCGGGTAATTGCGGTAGGCACTACCTCCACCCGGGTGCTGGAAACAGCGGCAGTGGCTCCGGGACAGGTCCAGGCCGGGGAAGGCTGGACTGATATTTTTATCTATCCCGGTTATCAGTTTAAGATGATCGATGGCCTGATTACCAATTTCCATTTGCCCAAATCCACCTTATTAATGCTGGTAGCTGCCCTGGTAGGAAGGGAACGGATTCTGGCAGCTTATGAGGAGGCTGTAAGGGAAAGGTATCGCTTTTTCAGTTTTGGGGATGCCATGCTGATCATTTGA